The proteins below are encoded in one region of Mycobacterium pseudokansasii:
- a CDS encoding IS1380 family transposase: protein MHSSYTFTLGSAVFDEPNLVSAAGLVPVLELAEQTGLSELIGEHVDLPSTRVASGAVNPVGKLTSIIAGMMCGADCIDDVDVLRAGGTPRVFNEVYAPSTLGIFLREFTFGHANQLAAVARAHLVALAQRVPLLPGIEERAFLDIDSLLRPVYGRHKQGASFGHAKIASRALLRLGLSPQITTISTAQAPPVIAEARLRSGKAGSGRAAAWQVKQAITTARGCGAGKIMLRGDTAFGNKKVIGACIAEGVEFSLSMTRNRAITTAVEGIDEAAYTPVHYPGAVEDPDTGALISDAEVAETPYTLRLGRGKKITARLVVRRVKDARYPDALFPVWRYHPFLTNSELPTAEADITHRRHAIIETTFADLIDGPLARIPSGLFAANCAWLACAVIAHNLLRATGTLAGGHHIVARGATLRRDLVNVPARFAAPARKPMLHLPVHWPRQVEWKALWDSVIGYPTAQPRAA from the coding sequence GTGCATTCATCGTATACGTTCACTCTCGGGTCGGCGGTGTTTGACGAGCCGAATCTGGTGTCGGCCGCGGGTTTGGTTCCGGTGCTGGAATTGGCTGAGCAGACCGGGCTTTCGGAATTGATCGGTGAGCATGTGGATCTGCCGTCGACACGGGTGGCCTCCGGTGCGGTCAACCCGGTCGGGAAGCTGACCTCGATCATCGCCGGGATGATGTGCGGCGCGGACTGCATCGACGACGTCGACGTGTTGCGTGCCGGCGGCACGCCACGGGTGTTCAACGAGGTGTATGCGCCCTCGACATTGGGGATCTTCTTGCGCGAGTTCACTTTCGGGCATGCCAACCAGCTCGCGGCCGTGGCTCGCGCGCATCTGGTGGCGCTCGCGCAGCGGGTGCCGCTGTTGCCCGGCATCGAAGAGCGCGCCTTTTTGGACATCGACTCGCTGCTGCGTCCGGTCTACGGGCGCCATAAGCAGGGTGCTTCGTTCGGGCACGCCAAGATCGCCAGCCGTGCGCTGCTGCGGTTGGGTCTGTCGCCGCAGATCACCACGATCTCGACCGCGCAGGCCCCACCGGTGATCGCCGAGGCGCGGCTGCGCAGCGGTAAGGCCGGCTCCGGCCGCGCCGCGGCCTGGCAGGTCAAACAAGCCATCACCACCGCCCGCGGGTGCGGGGCCGGCAAGATCATGCTGCGCGGCGACACCGCGTTCGGCAATAAAAAGGTGATCGGCGCCTGCATCGCCGAAGGCGTCGAGTTCTCCCTGTCGATGACCCGAAATCGGGCCATTACCACCGCGGTCGAGGGCATCGACGAGGCCGCCTACACCCCGGTGCACTACCCGGGCGCGGTCGAAGACCCTGACACCGGGGCGCTGATCTCCGATGCCGAGGTCGCCGAAACTCCCTACACCCTACGGCTGGGGCGGGGCAAGAAGATCACGGCCCGACTGGTAGTGCGCCGGGTCAAAGACGCCCGCTACCCGGATGCGTTGTTTCCGGTGTGGCGCTATCACCCATTTCTGACCAACTCCGAGCTGCCCACTGCCGAGGCCGACATCACCCACCGCCGCCACGCCATCATCGAGACCACCTTCGCCGACCTGATCGATGGCCCACTGGCTCGGATCCCTTCAGGGCTGTTCGCCGCGAACTGCGCCTGGTTGGCCTGCGCGGTGATCGCCCATAACCTGCTGCGCGCCACCGGGACCCTCGCCGGCGGTCACCACATCGTGGCCCGCGGTGCCACCCTGCGCCGCGACCTGGTCAACGTGCCCGCCCGCTTCGCCGCACCGGCCCGCAAACCGATGCTGCACCTACCCGTCCACTGGCCCCGGCAAGTCGAGTGGAAAGCCCTGTGGGACAGCGTCATCGGCTACCCGACTGCGCAACCCCGCGCCGCTTGA
- a CDS encoding DUF1876 domain-containing protein: MTDNANNANNAKSCHVDVLIEERDERTRAKARLVWGEHTLVGVGLARLDPADEPVAEIGDELAIARALTDLANQLFAVTSADIQASTHQPVTGLHH, translated from the coding sequence ATGACCGACAATGCCAACAACGCCAACAACGCCAAGTCCTGCCATGTCGACGTGCTGATCGAGGAGCGCGACGAACGAACCCGGGCCAAGGCGCGGCTGGTCTGGGGCGAGCACACACTGGTCGGTGTCGGCTTGGCCCGGCTCGATCCGGCCGACGAGCCGGTGGCCGAGATCGGCGACGAACTAGCGATCGCGCGGGCCCTGACCGACCTGGCGAATCAGCTGTTCGCGGTGACGTCGGCCGACATCCAGGCCAGCACACACCAGCCGGTTACGGGCCTGCATCACTGA
- a CDS encoding phosphoribosyltransferase, with protein sequence MRQFTDRVDAGRQLSRRLEFLRGHHVVVLGLPRGGVPVAFEVARALHAPLDVLLVRKLGVPAHSELAFGAIGEGDVRVINDDVVREAHLTDREIAAVETTQRAELQRRAERFRGDHVPIALDGRIAVIVDDGVATGATAQAACQVARAQRASRVILAVPIGATDIAQRFAGYADEVVCLETPVPYFAVGQGYRNFTQTSDDEVVALLRRARAEFGAVSEAGDPPPRDEEVRVVAGPVSVAGRLTIPDHPGGVVVFAHGSGSSRHSPRNRYVAEVLNRAGLATLLLDLLTPEEERNRANVFDIGLLARRLVDVTGWLAGQPDTASLPVGFFGASTGAGAALVAAAHPGVKVAAVVSRGGRPDLAGDALRDVHTPTLLIVGGRDQLVLELNRQAQAAIPAVCELAVVPGATHLFEEPGTLERAATLARDWFLEHLVGQ encoded by the coding sequence ATGAGGCAGTTCACGGATCGCGTCGACGCCGGCCGGCAATTGTCGCGCCGTCTGGAATTCTTACGGGGTCACCATGTGGTGGTGCTGGGTCTGCCGCGAGGCGGTGTTCCGGTGGCTTTCGAAGTCGCCCGGGCGCTGCACGCTCCCCTCGACGTGCTGTTGGTGCGCAAGCTCGGCGTGCCGGCGCACTCCGAGCTCGCGTTCGGCGCCATCGGGGAAGGCGATGTGCGGGTCATCAACGACGACGTGGTGCGCGAGGCACACCTCACCGACCGGGAAATAGCCGCGGTGGAGACCACCCAGCGGGCCGAACTGCAGCGCCGAGCGGAACGGTTCCGCGGCGACCACGTCCCGATCGCGCTCGACGGGCGCATCGCGGTGATCGTCGACGACGGCGTCGCGACCGGAGCCACCGCGCAGGCCGCCTGCCAGGTAGCCCGTGCCCAGAGGGCGAGCCGGGTGATTCTGGCCGTTCCCATCGGAGCGACGGACATCGCCCAACGGTTCGCCGGGTACGCCGACGAGGTGGTGTGCCTGGAAACACCCGTGCCCTACTTCGCGGTCGGCCAGGGATACCGCAACTTCACCCAGACCTCCGACGACGAGGTGGTGGCGCTGCTGCGTCGCGCCCGCGCCGAATTCGGCGCCGTCAGCGAAGCCGGTGACCCGCCGCCGCGCGACGAGGAAGTCCGGGTGGTTGCCGGACCGGTCTCGGTAGCCGGGCGGCTGACCATTCCCGACCACCCCGGCGGCGTGGTCGTTTTCGCTCACGGCAGCGGCAGCAGCCGACACAGCCCGCGCAACCGATACGTCGCCGAGGTGCTCAACCGGGCCGGACTGGCCACCCTGCTGCTCGACTTGCTGACACCCGAGGAAGAACGCAACCGCGCCAACGTTTTTGACATCGGCCTGCTCGCCCGGCGACTGGTCGACGTCACCGGCTGGCTGGCCGGCCAGCCCGACACCGCTTCACTGCCGGTCGGTTTCTTCGGGGCCAGCACCGGGGCCGGCGCGGCCCTGGTTGCCGCCGCACATCCCGGGGTCAAGGTCGCGGCGGTGGTGTCCCGTGGTGGACGGCCCGATCTGGCGGGCGATGCGCTCCGCGACGTACATACGCCGACCCTGTTGATTGTCGGTGGCCGCGACCAACTGGTCCTCGAACTGAACCGGCAGGCGCAGGCGGCGATCCCGGCCGTGTGCGAACTGGCGGTGGTTCCCGGCGCCACTCATCTGTTCGAAGAACCGGGCACGCTGGAGCGCGCGGCAACCCTGGCGCGCGACTGGTTCCTCGAGCACCTCGTCGGTCAATAG
- a CDS encoding IS1380 family transposase yields the protein MGKSRSCYPSLALDGRATGVVSHAGAVVLLRAAERVRLTGALSGALAPWRKPLASHDPGKIVLDVAIALALGGDCLADVGLLRAEPGVFGTVASDPTVSRLITSLAADAPKALAAIGSARAAARAAAWAAAGQASPGHGIDADHPLIIDLDATLVTAHSEKEKAAPTFKRGFGFHPLCAFVDHGSAGTGESLAILLRAGNAGSNTAADHKTVLACALEQLPFQVGYRVGKKVLVRTDAAGATHEFLNYLSARRLSYSLGFALTETMATGIDAIPQTAWTPAYDADGQVRDGAWVTEATGVVDLSDWPAGMRLIVRKERPHPGAQLRFTDRDGLRLTAFVTNTTRGQLPDLELRHRRRARCEDRIRVAKDTGLANLPLHGFDQNRIWCALVQLAMELTAWCQMLAFEEHPARRWEPKRLRLRLFSIAGRLARHARRTRLRLAAHAPWADVLTTALARLQPG from the coding sequence GTGGGCAAGTCTAGGTCGTGTTACCCGTCGTTGGCGTTGGATGGTCGTGCAACCGGTGTCGTGTCGCATGCTGGTGCGGTTGTGCTGCTGCGTGCCGCCGAGCGGGTGAGGCTGACCGGGGCGTTGTCGGGCGCGTTGGCGCCGTGGCGTAAACCGCTGGCCAGCCACGACCCCGGCAAGATCGTGCTCGATGTGGCTATCGCGCTGGCGCTCGGTGGGGACTGCCTGGCTGATGTCGGCCTGCTGCGCGCCGAACCCGGGGTGTTCGGTACGGTCGCATCCGATCCCACCGTGTCGAGGTTGATCACTTCGTTGGCCGCAGATGCCCCGAAAGCGTTGGCGGCCATCGGCTCTGCGCGGGCCGCCGCACGTGCCGCGGCGTGGGCGGCTGCTGGACAGGCCTCGCCGGGTCATGGGATCGATGCCGATCACCCGTTGATCATCGATTTGGATGCGACCCTGGTCACCGCGCACTCGGAGAAGGAGAAAGCCGCACCAACATTCAAGCGTGGCTTTGGGTTTCACCCGTTGTGTGCGTTCGTCGATCACGGCAGTGCGGGAACGGGGGAGTCGCTGGCGATCTTGCTGCGGGCCGGCAATGCCGGCTCTAACACCGCCGCCGACCACAAAACGGTCCTCGCGTGCGCGCTGGAGCAATTGCCCTTTCAGGTCGGCTATCGGGTCGGCAAGAAAGTTCTGGTGCGCACCGACGCCGCCGGGGCCACCCACGAATTCCTCAACTACCTGAGCGCGCGCCGGCTGTCCTACTCGCTGGGATTTGCCCTCACCGAGACGATGGCCACCGGCATCGACGCGATTCCCCAGACGGCGTGGACCCCGGCCTACGACGCTGATGGGCAGGTCCGTGACGGGGCGTGGGTCACCGAGGCAACCGGGGTCGTTGACCTGTCGGACTGGCCCGCGGGGATGCGGCTGATCGTGCGCAAAGAACGCCCTCATCCGGGCGCCCAGCTACGTTTCACCGACCGCGACGGGTTACGGCTGACCGCGTTCGTCACCAACACCACCCGTGGGCAGCTGCCCGATCTCGAACTGCGCCATCGCCGCCGCGCCCGCTGCGAAGACCGCATCCGGGTCGCCAAAGACACCGGCCTGGCCAACCTCCCCCTGCACGGATTCGACCAAAACCGGATCTGGTGCGCATTGGTGCAGCTGGCCATGGAGCTGACCGCCTGGTGCCAAATGCTGGCCTTCGAGGAGCACCCGGCGCGGCGCTGGGAACCCAAACGACTACGGCTGCGGCTGTTTTCGATCGCCGGCCGCCTGGCCCGCCACGCCCGCCGAACCCGGCTGCGCCTCGCCGCGCACGCACCCTGGGCCGACGTGTTGACCACCGCGTTGGCCCGCCTGCAACCCGGCTGA
- a CDS encoding alpha/beta hydrolase fold domain-containing protein has protein sequence MSRRATTSAAPGTGTAIPARGSTSPASTTCSASTDRSKDWQWSEKYGTQPEILRYLNHVADKHDLRRDIRFGTRVMQAHWDDTLSGYRVRTDRGDEIGCRYLVMATGCLSVPKDLDIPGVENFTGELYFTSRWPHEPVDFTGKRVGVVGTGSSGIQSIPLIAAQAAQLAVFQRTPCFSIPAHNGPIAPDKLAQLVDDSAYRQAAKYSFGGVPLERTITPAFSVSADERRQRYERAWQRGELLEVLNLYTDVMSNPLANNDFAEFIRGKIRGIVRDPQTAEALCPTTYPVGAKRLCLDTNYYATFNAPQVRLVNLQDQPLVSVTKTGIATAAESFEFDAIVFATGFDAITGAVAAVDIIGRDGLALKDKWRPGPSTYLGLMTGGFPNLFLIAGPHSPSVLSNMAVSIEQHIDFVADALTYLRAHGFDQIEPTKLAEAGCQLARDMGWPTIVGQALITPVVDTDQARGSYFDNADGYGLTAPLMRWFFDHYADPDVRDDPRIAPLRAPDLSGLPPAIVVSAEFDPLRDEGDAYAEALAAAGVRTRHVRARGHTHLSLSMVDVVVSGAPIRAQIADALRGFFATDAATTAPAQTAS, from the coding sequence TTGTCGAGGCGGGCGACGACCTCGGCGGCACCTGGTACTGGAACCGCTATCCCGGCGCGCGGGTCGACATCCCCAGCGTCGACTACATGTTCAGCTTCGACGGACCGGTCGAAAGACTGGCAGTGGTCGGAGAAGTACGGCACCCAGCCCGAGATCCTGCGCTATCTGAACCACGTCGCCGACAAGCACGACCTTCGTCGCGACATCCGGTTCGGTACCCGGGTCATGCAGGCGCACTGGGACGACACGTTGTCCGGCTACCGCGTGCGCACCGATCGCGGCGACGAGATCGGCTGCCGCTACCTGGTGATGGCGACGGGCTGTCTGTCGGTACCCAAGGACCTCGACATCCCCGGCGTCGAAAACTTCACCGGCGAGCTGTATTTCACCAGTCGCTGGCCGCATGAGCCCGTCGACTTCACCGGCAAGCGCGTCGGTGTCGTCGGCACCGGCTCGTCGGGAATCCAATCGATCCCGTTGATCGCGGCGCAGGCAGCGCAGCTGGCGGTCTTCCAGCGCACACCCTGCTTTTCGATCCCCGCGCACAATGGCCCGATCGCCCCGGACAAGCTCGCCCAGTTGGTCGACGATTCGGCCTACCGGCAAGCGGCGAAGTACTCCTTCGGAGGGGTGCCGTTGGAGCGCACGATCACCCCGGCGTTTTCGGTGTCCGCCGACGAACGCCGGCAGCGCTACGAACGCGCCTGGCAGCGCGGCGAGCTGTTGGAGGTGCTGAACCTCTATACCGACGTCATGAGTAATCCGTTGGCCAACAACGACTTTGCCGAGTTCATCCGCGGCAAGATCCGCGGTATCGTGCGTGATCCCCAGACGGCCGAGGCACTGTGTCCCACGACCTATCCCGTCGGCGCGAAACGGCTCTGCCTGGACACCAACTACTACGCCACGTTCAACGCGCCCCAGGTGCGGTTGGTGAACCTGCAAGACCAGCCGTTGGTGAGCGTCACCAAGACCGGAATCGCGACGGCCGCTGAATCTTTCGAGTTCGACGCGATCGTGTTCGCCACCGGTTTCGACGCGATTACGGGCGCGGTGGCGGCGGTCGACATCATCGGCCGGGACGGACTCGCGCTGAAGGACAAATGGCGGCCCGGTCCGTCCACTTATCTCGGCCTGATGACCGGGGGGTTCCCCAACCTCTTTCTCATCGCGGGCCCGCACAGCCCCTCGGTGTTGTCGAATATGGCCGTGTCGATCGAGCAACACATCGATTTCGTCGCCGACGCTTTGACGTATCTGCGCGCCCACGGCTTCGACCAGATCGAACCCACCAAGCTCGCCGAGGCCGGCTGCCAATTGGCCAGGGACATGGGCTGGCCGACGATTGTCGGCCAGGCGTTGATCACGCCCGTCGTCGATACCGATCAGGCCCGAGGTTCCTATTTCGACAATGCCGACGGCTACGGGCTTACTGCCCCGTTGATGCGATGGTTCTTTGACCACTATGCCGATCCGGACGTACGGGATGACCCGAGGATCGCCCCGCTGCGTGCGCCGGATCTATCGGGCCTGCCTCCTGCGATCGTCGTGTCAGCAGAGTTCGACCCGCTACGCGATGAAGGCGACGCGTACGCCGAAGCGCTTGCGGCAGCAGGGGTTCGCACCCGGCATGTGCGGGCTCGGGGACACACGCACCTGTCGTTGTCCATGGTGGACGTGGTCGTTTCCGGAGCCCCGATTCGTGCCCAGATCGCCGACGCGTTACGGGGGTTCTTCGCGACCGACGCCGCGACGACAGCGCCGGCTCAGACGGCGAGCTGA
- a CDS encoding ferritin-like domain-containing protein, giving the protein MSTRDKYTDVPAPYSWEVPSVGDARFTWEYDDGRARLLSLYQKGKDKQWDAQSRIDWAQDVNPHNPVGLPDEFHPLFGSPMWDAADDARRAEMRQHFQAWQFSQFLHGEQGAMVCAAKIVEVVPDLDAKFYAATQTMDEARHVEAFSRFLQEKVDLVYPINKHLTALLGDTLRDSRWDMPYLGMQVLIEGLALAAFGVLRDMAAPDSLAKQLLAYVMQDEARHVAFGRISLKDYYSALTEAERGEREEFVVEACYLMRDRFRGEEVFETLGMDVQRCAEWVDTSPLMIQFRSHLFSRIVPIVKDIGLWGDKVQQAFRDMGVLDMAGFNIEALMKADEDQAEALDKAHAEMADRAREVDQVIAAGAS; this is encoded by the coding sequence ATGAGCACCAGAGACAAGTACACAGACGTGCCCGCGCCGTACTCCTGGGAGGTCCCCAGTGTCGGCGACGCGCGCTTCACCTGGGAATACGACGACGGACGTGCCCGGCTCCTTTCCCTGTACCAGAAGGGAAAGGACAAGCAGTGGGATGCCCAGTCGCGCATCGACTGGGCGCAAGACGTCAACCCGCACAACCCAGTGGGACTGCCCGACGAGTTTCATCCGCTGTTCGGCAGCCCGATGTGGGACGCCGCAGACGACGCACGTCGCGCCGAGATGCGTCAGCACTTCCAGGCCTGGCAGTTCTCGCAGTTCTTGCACGGCGAGCAGGGCGCGATGGTGTGCGCCGCCAAGATCGTCGAGGTGGTCCCGGACCTGGACGCAAAGTTCTATGCGGCCACCCAGACCATGGACGAGGCCCGGCACGTCGAGGCGTTCTCGCGGTTCCTGCAGGAGAAGGTCGACCTGGTCTACCCGATCAACAAGCACCTGACCGCGCTGCTGGGCGACACCCTGCGCGACTCCCGCTGGGACATGCCCTACCTCGGGATGCAGGTGTTGATCGAAGGGCTCGCGCTCGCCGCGTTCGGGGTGCTGCGTGACATGGCGGCGCCGGACTCGCTGGCCAAGCAGTTGCTGGCCTACGTCATGCAGGACGAGGCCCGGCATGTCGCCTTCGGAAGGATCTCGCTGAAGGACTACTACTCTGCGCTGACCGAGGCCGAGCGGGGCGAGCGCGAAGAGTTCGTCGTGGAAGCCTGCTACCTGATGCGTGACCGGTTCCGCGGCGAGGAGGTTTTCGAGACCCTCGGCATGGACGTCCAGAGGTGCGCCGAGTGGGTTGACACGTCGCCGCTGATGATCCAGTTCCGCTCGCACCTGTTCAGCCGAATCGTGCCGATAGTCAAGGACATTGGGCTATGGGGCGACAAGGTGCAGCAGGCCTTCCGGGACATGGGTGTGCTCGACATGGCCGGCTTCAACATCGAAGCGCTGATGAAAGCCGACGAGGATCAGGCGGAGGCGCTGGACAAGGCACACGCCGAGATGGCCGACCGAGCCCGCGAGGTGGACCAGGTGATCGCGGCGGGCGCCAGCTAG
- a CDS encoding AMP-dependent synthetase/ligase, producing MNAALASLEKPDFSKIESRPPSVARMFLDRVAATPHAEAFRYPHDHGWERVTWEQVGERVRHLAAGLISLGIAAEDRVALASSTRYEWVLTDFAVMCAGAATTTVYPTTIAPDVAYIVANSGSRIVVAEDQKQVDKLLAHRAELPAVSKVVIIDGNGDGDWVITLADLEQLGKQLLADSPNAVEERAAAVGPDQLASLIYTSGTTGRPKGVRLTHGAWTYTAAAIDALNVLGPDDLNFLWLPLAHAFGKVMLALPLSIGFTTAIDGRVEKIVDNLAVLHPTVMGAAPRIFEKAHARIEQMVAEQSRFKRTVFGWSMRVGLKVSAARQKGRKPSPAATLAYKLADRLVFSTIRERFGGRIRFFVSAAAALDRNVAQWFDAIGITVLEGYGLTETAAASFINRPHAYRFGTVGWPFPATEVKIAGDGEILLRGPGLMTSYHDLPEATTEALDQDGWFHTGDIGEVDADGYLRITDRKKDMFKTSQGKYVAPSAIEVRFKGLCPYVGELIVIGEGKPYCVALVSLDREAITDWAAKHGLAGRSFAEIAGDSRTRDLIAGYIDMLNAELNRWEQLKKFTILDRELSIESGDLTPSMKLRRKVVVDKSADQIAALYQD from the coding sequence ATGAATGCCGCACTCGCCTCGCTGGAGAAACCCGATTTCTCCAAGATCGAGAGCCGGCCGCCGTCGGTGGCGAGGATGTTCCTCGACCGGGTGGCCGCCACCCCCCACGCGGAGGCCTTCCGCTATCCCCACGATCACGGTTGGGAGCGCGTCACCTGGGAGCAGGTCGGTGAGCGCGTGCGCCACCTCGCCGCGGGGCTGATCTCGCTCGGGATTGCCGCCGAGGACCGGGTGGCACTTGCCAGCTCGACGCGCTACGAGTGGGTGCTCACCGACTTCGCGGTGATGTGTGCCGGCGCCGCAACCACCACCGTCTACCCGACGACCATCGCCCCCGATGTCGCCTACATCGTTGCCAACTCCGGCAGCCGGATCGTCGTCGCCGAGGATCAGAAGCAGGTCGACAAGTTGCTCGCGCACCGCGCCGAACTGCCTGCGGTGAGCAAGGTCGTCATCATCGACGGCAACGGTGACGGGGATTGGGTGATCACCCTCGCCGATCTGGAGCAGCTGGGTAAACAACTGCTGGCCGACTCCCCCAACGCCGTCGAGGAGCGGGCGGCAGCCGTCGGTCCGGACCAGCTGGCCAGCCTGATCTACACCTCGGGCACCACCGGACGGCCCAAGGGGGTGCGGCTGACCCACGGGGCCTGGACATACACCGCCGCGGCCATCGACGCCCTCAACGTGCTCGGCCCCGACGACCTGAACTTCCTGTGGCTACCGCTGGCCCACGCCTTCGGCAAGGTGATGCTGGCGCTGCCGCTGTCGATCGGGTTCACCACCGCCATCGACGGGCGCGTCGAGAAGATCGTCGACAATCTCGCCGTGCTGCATCCCACCGTCATGGGTGCCGCTCCCCGCATCTTCGAAAAAGCCCATGCCCGCATCGAGCAGATGGTCGCCGAGCAAAGCCGTTTCAAGAGAACGGTTTTCGGGTGGTCGATGAGGGTGGGGTTGAAGGTGTCGGCGGCCAGGCAAAAGGGCCGGAAACCGTCGCCGGCCGCGACACTGGCATACAAACTGGCCGACCGGCTGGTGTTCTCGACCATCCGCGAGCGTTTCGGCGGCCGGATCCGGTTTTTCGTGTCCGCCGCGGCCGCCCTGGACCGCAACGTCGCGCAGTGGTTCGACGCGATCGGCATCACCGTCCTCGAGGGATACGGGCTGACCGAGACCGCCGCGGCGTCGTTCATCAACCGCCCGCACGCGTACCGGTTCGGCACGGTGGGCTGGCCGTTCCCCGCCACCGAGGTCAAGATCGCCGGCGACGGCGAAATCCTGCTCAGGGGGCCCGGTTTGATGACTTCGTATCACGATCTGCCCGAGGCAACCACCGAGGCTCTCGACCAGGACGGGTGGTTCCACACCGGCGATATCGGTGAGGTCGACGCCGACGGCTACCTGCGGATCACCGACCGCAAGAAGGACATGTTCAAGACCTCCCAGGGCAAATACGTGGCACCTTCGGCGATCGAAGTGCGCTTCAAGGGCCTGTGCCCGTATGTGGGCGAACTCATCGTCATCGGCGAAGGCAAGCCCTACTGCGTGGCACTGGTCAGCCTGGACCGCGAGGCGATCACCGACTGGGCCGCCAAACACGGGTTGGCCGGCCGCTCGTTCGCCGAAATCGCCGGCGACAGCCGGACGCGGGACCTGATCGCGGGATACATCGACATGCTCAACGCGGAACTGAATCGGTGGGAGCAGCTCAAGAAATTCACCATTCTCGACCGCGAGCTTTCCATCGAATCCGGCGATTTGACGCCGAGCATGAAGCTGCGCCGCAAGGTGGTCGTCGACAAGTCCGCCGACCAGATAGCGGCGCTGTACCAAGACTGA